A section of the Pseudomonadota bacterium genome encodes:
- a CDS encoding integration host factor subunit alpha, giving the protein MSIQTVNEETVTRAYLTESVYRKLGFSRAECSDLVDAVLDEINNSLVENGEVKISSFGTFKVKSKKARVGRNPKTKEEVPISARKVVSFYVSNILKKRINGQAG; this is encoded by the coding sequence ATGTCAATACAAACAGTTAACGAAGAAACAGTAACAAGAGCTTATTTGACCGAATCCGTGTATAGGAAGCTTGGCTTTTCAAGGGCGGAATGTTCGGATCTGGTCGATGCGGTTTTAGATGAAATAAACAACTCGCTTGTTGAAAACGGAGAAGTAAAAATTTCGTCTTTCGGTACTTTTAAGGTTAAATCTAAAAAAGCCCGTGTGGGAAGAAACCCTAAAACGAAAGAAGAAGTGCCTATTTCAGCGAGAAAAGTTGTAAGTTTCTATGTGTCCAATATACTTAAAAAACGTATAAACGGACAGGCCGGATAG
- a CDS encoding ketoacyl-ACP synthase III has protein sequence MVNSVVIGTGSYLPEKILTNDDLAKIVDTNDEWISTRTGIKQRHIAADNETTSDMAILAAKQAMDKAAVAPDDIDLIIVATTTPDSTFPSTAVRVQSGLGIKGGAAFDVQAVCTGFVYAMTIADSFIKTGQAKNVLVIGADKMSCILDWEDRSTCILFGDGAGAVILTASEQEGRGVIYSKLYSDGDYADILNTTGGASSTGTVGKVHMLGQEVFKHAVAKMTSSVKEGLKASGRTVGDINAFIPHQANARILDMVSKKLRISDDKVISTVAQHANTSAASIPLAIAEADRRGCFTMGDLVVLTAIGGGLTWGTCFLKW, from the coding sequence ATGGTTAATTCTGTTGTTATCGGTACCGGCTCGTATTTGCCGGAAAAAATCCTGACAAACGATGACCTTGCAAAAATCGTCGATACTAATGACGAGTGGATATCTACCAGAACGGGAATCAAACAACGACATATAGCCGCAGATAATGAAACCACTTCAGATATGGCGATACTTGCTGCAAAGCAGGCTATGGATAAAGCCGCCGTTGCTCCTGATGATATAGACCTTATAATAGTTGCGACCACAACTCCCGATAGCACTTTTCCGTCTACTGCGGTCAGGGTTCAGTCGGGGCTTGGTATAAAAGGCGGTGCTGCTTTTGATGTTCAGGCAGTTTGTACGGGGTTTGTCTACGCGATGACGATTGCCGATAGCTTCATAAAAACAGGACAGGCAAAGAATGTGCTGGTAATAGGTGCAGATAAAATGTCATGCATACTGGACTGGGAAGACAGAAGCACCTGTATATTATTCGGAGATGGTGCGGGGGCGGTGATTCTGACGGCTTCCGAGCAGGAAGGGCGTGGGGTTATTTACTCGAAATTATATTCCGACGGGGATTATGCGGATATACTCAATACTACCGGCGGTGCATCGTCAACCGGAACTGTAGGTAAAGTGCATATGCTGGGACAAGAAGTGTTCAAACATGCAGTAGCTAAAATGACATCTTCGGTAAAAGAAGGGTTGAAAGCCAGCGGAAGAACCGTTGGGGATATAAATGCGTTTATTCCGCATCAGGCAAATGCCAGAATATTGGACATGGTGTCTAAAAAACTAAGAATATCAGATGATAAGGTTATATCAACGGTTGCACAACACGCCAATACCTCCGCTGCGTCCATACCGCTTGCTATAGCTGAAGCAGACAGGAGAGGTTGTTTTACCATGGGCGATTTGGTCGTTCTCACCGCTATCGGCGGCGGTCTTACTTGGGGGACTTGCTTTTTAAAGTGGTGA
- a CDS encoding S8 family serine peptidase, producing the protein MKKNLFSLSVLFLSLFLFPQKSYALFGFGKVQRAGVPIIEATELGNGEYVKNLIEQGVDINAVDKNGQTALMRAAAAGNDQMVAILITNGADIGLQDSKGNTALHYAAANDHASTTKMLINNGAIINITNRKGQTPLELAIKNGSVYAIRVIDSGALAVVETNAGFTIAAASAAGSGISTTTIVTTAGVTAAGAGVAVAAGGGGGGGETASSGGGNNDNEIPNENPPGNPPNNPPPSPPPTSPNPFVVEYNQQQGLALIKADIAYSRGYTGNNVVVAVVDTGVDLDHVELDSRIVSGAGATFNNGVQVGNGDEEGFEITDSTTNAELNNADFWHGTHVAGIIAAEKNGVGTHGVAYNAKILPVNVYTIADKSLYNVDIAKGIDYSVANGARVINISLGGGEDAQIKTAIQNAVNFSGSDANGDKSILVAAAAGNLYADDAVSVADNPVYPARHAGDTDFNPTNVGDAGSDGALLAVAAVDNNGNLASFSHKCGDAKNWCLVAPGVSIFSDLPDNYLAWVSGTSMATPHVSGAAAVLMDMDPHLTAREVAEILLLTATDKGNAELYGHGLLNLDKATQPIGVVSVPIGNNVNDSLISLDASSITASSVFGDAFTSANLSFKSLDVYKRAYDVNMNDFYHEKNRFTVFENKFRDFGDDIIKKREKIGENISFVAVNLTDSDPRKEEHEKEEFVRMSFAADSEYGGFEFNHNVPMNQAFRLSALGDVSMSVDNVGTNSVLGLVSYGSSYNNRYVVDKNSSFSFGSFQGEQEYGDVSGVVSQYSRYNDEYELALQAGMINEQSSFLGSNTEGAFALGENTPTWFYNVAAAYNISNSVKLFGAANYGISFPDVAADSLIKDVSQIETYSFSAGISKNAVIDKSDKFEFIISQPLMVTGGNANVVLPVARDISGNITTASYDLSLSPSGRQVDYGAFYSMDFGGISKLSTGALYITQAGHNKDADDEMLFMTKYGLKF; encoded by the coding sequence GTGAAAAAGAATCTTTTCAGCTTATCGGTATTATTTTTATCATTATTTTTGTTTCCTCAAAAAAGTTATGCACTTTTCGGTTTTGGAAAAGTACAAAGGGCAGGAGTTCCTATCATAGAAGCTACTGAGCTTGGTAACGGCGAATATGTCAAGAATCTTATAGAGCAAGGGGTTGATATAAATGCCGTAGATAAAAACGGGCAAACGGCTTTGATGAGGGCCGCAGCGGCAGGTAACGACCAGATGGTAGCGATACTTATAACAAACGGTGCGGATATTGGGTTACAAGATAGTAAAGGTAATACCGCCCTGCATTATGCTGCTGCAAACGACCATGCAAGCACCACAAAAATGCTCATAAATAACGGGGCTATAATAAACATTACCAACCGTAAGGGACAGACACCGCTTGAACTGGCTATCAAAAACGGTAGCGTCTACGCAATCAGGGTAATTGATTCGGGTGCTTTGGCAGTGGTGGAGACTAACGCAGGATTTACTATCGCTGCCGCATCTGCCGCAGGTTCGGGTATTTCAACTACGACTATAGTAACAACGGCAGGTGTTACCGCCGCAGGTGCAGGAGTTGCCGTTGCCGCAGGCGGTGGAGGAGGGGGCGGTGAAACCGCTTCATCAGGTGGCGGGAACAATGATAACGAGATTCCAAATGAAAACCCTCCCGGTAATCCTCCCAATAACCCTCCGCCTTCTCCTCCCCCAACGTCGCCAAACCCTTTTGTGGTTGAATATAATCAGCAACAGGGGCTGGCTCTGATAAAAGCCGATATTGCCTATAGCCGAGGTTATACCGGAAATAATGTAGTGGTTGCGGTAGTCGATACAGGCGTTGACCTTGACCATGTTGAACTCGATAGCCGTATAGTGTCGGGAGCCGGTGCAACTTTCAATAACGGTGTGCAGGTTGGTAACGGTGATGAAGAAGGCTTCGAGATAACAGATAGCACAACTAATGCGGAGTTAAATAATGCGGACTTTTGGCACGGCACGCATGTAGCAGGCATAATTGCGGCTGAAAAAAACGGTGTGGGAACACACGGGGTTGCCTATAATGCAAAGATATTGCCCGTTAATGTTTATACTATTGCCGATAAAAGCCTTTATAATGTAGATATAGCCAAAGGTATAGATTATTCGGTGGCAAATGGGGCAAGGGTAATAAATATTAGTCTGGGTGGTGGGGAAGACGCACAGATAAAAACAGCCATACAAAACGCAGTCAATTTTAGTGGGTCTGATGCAAACGGCGATAAGAGTATATTAGTTGCGGCGGCGGCAGGTAATTTATATGCAGATGACGCTGTTTCAGTTGCCGATAATCCCGTTTATCCGGCAAGGCACGCAGGCGATACTGATTTTAATCCTACAAATGTAGGTGATGCGGGAAGTGACGGTGCGTTGCTTGCCGTTGCGGCAGTTGATAATAACGGCAATCTGGCATCTTTTAGCCATAAATGCGGCGATGCAAAGAACTGGTGTCTTGTCGCTCCCGGTGTAAGTATCTTTTCAGACCTGCCTGATAATTATCTGGCATGGGTTAGCGGTACTTCAATGGCAACTCCGCATGTGTCCGGTGCTGCCGCAGTCCTTATGGATATGGATCCGCACCTTACCGCAAGAGAAGTGGCGGAAATATTATTGCTGACCGCAACTGATAAGGGAAATGCGGAATTATATGGGCATGGACTTTTAAACCTTGATAAAGCCACTCAGCCTATCGGAGTGGTTTCCGTTCCTATCGGAAATAATGTGAATGATTCGCTAATAAGTCTTGATGCAAGTTCAATTACGGCAAGCTCGGTATTCGGCGATGCTTTTACCTCTGCAAACCTTTCTTTCAAGTCACTTGACGTTTATAAAAGGGCATATGATGTTAATATGAATGATTTTTATCATGAAAAGAACCGCTTTACCGTTTTTGAAAACAAATTCAGGGATTTTGGTGATGATATAATAAAAAAACGTGAAAAAATAGGCGAGAATATCAGTTTTGTTGCCGTTAATCTGACAGATAGCGACCCACGTAAAGAAGAACATGAAAAAGAGGAATTCGTAAGAATGTCATTTGCGGCAGATAGTGAATATGGCGGTTTTGAATTTAACCATAATGTACCGATGAATCAGGCATTCAGGTTGTCGGCGTTAGGTGATGTGTCAATGTCGGTTGATAATGTCGGCACAAATTCGGTTCTGGGGCTGGTTTCATACGGCTCAAGCTATAATAACAGATATGTGGTAGATAAGAACAGCTCGTTTAGTTTCGGAAGCTTTCAAGGTGAACAGGAATATGGCGATGTATCGGGTGTGGTAAGTCAGTATAGCAGATATAACGATGAATATGAACTTGCGTTACAGGCAGGTATGATAAACGAGCAGAGCAGTTTCTTGGGCAGCAATACCGAAGGTGCTTTTGCGTTAGGCGAGAATACACCTACATGGTTCTATAATGTGGCGGCAGCCTATAATATATCAAATTCGGTTAAGTTGTTCGGTGCGGCTAATTACGGCATTTCATTTCCCGATGTTGCAGCGGATTCTCTGATAAAGGACGTATCGCAGATAGAAACCTACTCATTTAGTGCAGGTATCAGCAAAAATGCGGTTATCGATAAAAGTGACAAGTTTGAGTTCATTATCTCGCAGCCGTTAATGGTTACGGGGGGAAATGCTAATGTAGTTTTACCTGTGGCAAGGGACATAAGCGGTAATATAACTACGGCTTCATATGACCTTAGCCTTTCACCATCGGGGCGACAGGTCGATTACGGTGCTTTTTATTCAATGGATTTCGGCGGTATATCAAAATTAAGCACGGGTGCGTTATATATTACGCAAGCAGGGCATAATAAAGATGCCGATGATGAAATGCTGTTCATGACCAAATACGGGTTAAAGTTCTGA
- a CDS encoding HAMP domain-containing sensor histidine kinase — MKKKKRRFSIKHKLMTMSMVTGFSAVLLTCILFTAYGTFLARGSLEKELYLVSHILGNGIGGYINEGDRGFVKNSISDLSIKESVVLACVYDASGSVFASYLKTPDSRCPLTPEKSGVFKSRNSMALYNDIMVAGKIAGYLYIESNLQEVRDKIPQYIMFAFALMTFAIALVYYISAKFHRMIADPIINLVKTAHNVIKEDNYKVKAVKYDNDEIGDLTGAFNKLMLQVKNERENLEQNVQERTQQLEEEKEKAEAVNIAKSEFLRNMSHEFRTPLHGMLSFSTYGMNEAQTAQRVDLQRYFTRINQVANRLLKLVEAILSIAQIESGKEPMNIEQNNLLKTVRSAIREQQALLMEHGISVNLQEPNIETDADFDKDKMVQVITNILGNSIKFTPEGKEIRIYFGERMFTRDRRRKEAPCITVSIADQGIGIPEDELETIFDKFVQSSRTDTGAGGTGLGLSIAAGIVKMHEGIIEAANNESGGAVFTVTIPRESRKKVA, encoded by the coding sequence ATGAAGAAAAAGAAAAGACGTTTCTCGATTAAGCACAAGCTTATGACGATGAGTATGGTTACCGGTTTTTCAGCAGTGTTACTAACATGCATATTATTTACGGCATACGGAACTTTCCTTGCCAGAGGAAGCTTGGAAAAAGAACTATATCTGGTCAGCCATATTTTGGGTAACGGCATAGGAGGTTATATCAATGAAGGCGACAGGGGTTTTGTAAAGAACAGTATAAGCGACCTTAGTATAAAAGAATCAGTGGTACTTGCATGTGTGTATGACGCTAGCGGAAGCGTGTTTGCCTCTTACCTGAAAACACCCGATAGCCGATGTCCGCTAACACCTGAAAAGAGCGGGGTGTTTAAAAGCCGGAACAGTATGGCGTTATATAATGATATAATGGTGGCAGGAAAAATCGCCGGTTATTTATATATAGAGTCAAATCTTCAGGAAGTAAGGGACAAGATACCTCAATATATTATGTTCGCATTTGCCTTAATGACTTTTGCTATCGCACTTGTCTATTATATTTCGGCAAAATTCCATCGTATGATAGCCGACCCTATAATAAATCTGGTGAAAACTGCACATAACGTAATAAAAGAAGATAATTACAAGGTTAAAGCTGTAAAATATGATAATGATGAAATAGGTGATTTGACAGGTGCGTTTAATAAGCTGATGTTGCAGGTGAAAAATGAGCGTGAGAATCTTGAGCAAAATGTGCAGGAAAGAACCCAGCAGCTTGAAGAGGAAAAAGAAAAGGCGGAAGCCGTAAATATTGCAAAAAGTGAGTTTTTGCGGAATATGTCCCACGAGTTCAGAACCCCCCTGCATGGTATGTTAAGCTTTTCAACATACGGTATGAACGAGGCACAGACCGCACAAAGAGTCGACCTGCAACGATATTTCACAAGGATAAATCAGGTTGCAAACCGACTGTTAAAGCTGGTTGAGGCAATACTTTCCATAGCCCAGATAGAAAGCGGCAAAGAGCCTATGAATATTGAGCAGAACAACCTGCTTAAAACAGTTCGGTCCGCAATAAGGGAGCAACAGGCATTGCTGATGGAACACGGGATATCCGTAAATCTGCAAGAGCCTAATATAGAAACCGATGCCGATTTCGATAAAGATAAAATGGTGCAGGTAATAACCAATATATTAGGTAATTCAATTAAGTTCACCCCGGAAGGGAAAGAGATAAGGATATATTTCGGTGAAAGAATGTTCACAAGGGACAGAAGAAGGAAAGAAGCACCATGCATTACAGTTTCAATAGCCGATCAGGGAATCGGTATTCCCGAAGACGAACTTGAGACGATATTCGATAAGTTCGTGCAAAGCAGCCGTACCGATACCGGTGCCGGTGGAACGGGACTAGGGCTTTCAATCGCAGCGGGTATTGTTAAAATGCACGAAGGAATTATTGAAGCTGCCAATAATGAATCCGGAGGAGCTGTATTTACCGTAACAATCCCTCGTGAATCTCGCAAGAAGGTTGCTTAA
- a CDS encoding MerR family transcriptional regulator, with protein MVSNGKSDNALRTIGEVAETLDVATHVLRFWESKFHQIKPQKRRGRRYYRPEDVNIIIKIKELLYEKGYTIRGVQKYLLEEAKNKVADKAESEDSVSSPATASTAVSSAPLNPALFGKPSAVSVPQGDFTSFKTDIFGNIVPANAVPVAGVGNQKVVQPNPQTVAVDDKYSSEDVQKLEDIYSGLLEARKRLKDVA; from the coding sequence ATGGTGTCTAACGGTAAGTCGGATAATGCATTACGTACAATAGGTGAAGTAGCGGAAACTCTTGATGTGGCTACGCATGTTCTTAGGTTCTGGGAAAGTAAGTTTCATCAGATAAAGCCTCAAAAAAGGCGTGGAAGGCGTTATTATAGACCTGAGGACGTTAATATAATCATCAAGATTAAAGAACTGTTGTACGAAAAAGGCTATACTATTAGAGGCGTACAAAAATATCTTCTCGAAGAAGCTAAAAATAAAGTTGCCGATAAAGCAGAGTCGGAAGATAGCGTAAGCTCACCTGCAACGGCTTCCACGGCAGTTTCTTCAGCACCTTTAAATCCTGCTTTGTTCGGCAAGCCTTCGGCAGTATCCGTGCCGCAAGGGGATTTTACGTCCTTTAAAACGGATATTTTCGGTAATATAGTTCCTGCCAATGCTGTTCCTGTTGCAGGTGTGGGGAACCAGAAAGTGGTACAACCTAACCCACAGACGGTTGCCGTAGATGATAAATACAGTTCTGAAGATGTCCAAAAGCTAGAAGATATCTATAGCGGATTGCTGGAAGCCAGAAAAAGGCTAAAAGACGTAGCTTGA
- a CDS encoding methyltransferase domain-containing protein: MDNIPIIFDRDKVKKFRNRAAKNISEHDFLINEVSNRILQSLDAIRGGYENVLYIGYPCKIITEHFEKQKDTKLFVIQDIALNMAAKYGGIKVVADEEKIPYADKSFDLVIANLVMHNVNDLPGTLVQLRRVLKNDGVFFATIFGVDTLKELRNVLLELESEITGGSSPRIFPFTDVKTMGSLMHRAGFSEPVADFDNIRVEYDNAFELMYDIRGMGESNSLIKSGKTLNKRVLQYLNERYGEKFPDSGQGIVATFNIINITGLAAFGV, encoded by the coding sequence ATGGACAATATACCGATTATTTTTGATAGGGATAAAGTTAAAAAATTCCGTAACCGTGCTGCAAAGAATATCAGTGAACATGATTTCCTGATAAACGAAGTTTCAAACCGTATATTACAAAGCCTTGATGCAATAAGGGGAGGTTATGAAAATGTTCTTTATATCGGATATCCATGTAAAATTATCACGGAGCATTTTGAAAAGCAAAAAGATACGAAATTATTTGTTATTCAGGATATAGCTTTGAATATGGCGGCTAAATACGGCGGTATAAAGGTCGTTGCCGATGAAGAAAAAATACCTTATGCGGATAAGTCTTTCGATCTGGTAATAGCAAATCTTGTAATGCATAATGTTAACGACCTGCCCGGTACCTTAGTGCAGCTTAGGAGGGTGCTTAAAAATGACGGTGTCTTTTTTGCGACAATTTTCGGGGTTGATACGTTAAAAGAACTAAGAAATGTGCTTTTAGAGCTGGAAAGTGAAATAACAGGCGGTAGTTCTCCAAGGATATTCCCTTTTACTGATGTAAAAACAATGGGTTCGCTAATGCACAGGGCAGGATTTTCAGAGCCTGTTGCCGACTTTGACAATATAAGGGTGGAATATGATAATGCCTTTGAACTTATGTACGATATTAGGGGAATGGGAGAGTCTAACTCTTTGATAAAGAGCGGTAAAACGTTAAACAAGAGGGTGCTGCAATATCTAAATGAGAGATACGGCGAGAAATTCCCCGATAGCGGGCAGGGTATAGTTGCAACCTTTAATATAATAAATATCACTGGACTTGCAGCTTTTGGTGTTTAA
- a CDS encoding response regulator, protein MVGRFIDDLEFLKDSKDFALRDETESHWYIGLAFAVSFMLIISSFVFAGFNNIYVIIAFVLVAMSGLMYLVLVYIRDKQRIVSVSELQNAIFSGAAQMVTELCIILRQDGKVVYISPEYRKKIVKDNNLKNVNIDTFFKQGAITKSDKEKLEKSLSEGKSTRITFYISTVENERNEVAFSLHPIGIHKKNDDIKGLRLASQPIARPSGYFLLEAPKEDKELIEENRKYSLLKNFAIGYYSLKKNNEFKEIGGSLERDLGYQEGEMKGLGLHFKEIFYDYEVLSDLLKTKEDWQVIIMLRNKENMVIPSLVSHRIIKNKNNTVLRSYGLVVPFEETIIDNSSSDSSWESFDIINNSPIATAVLDGVGKIQTSNKSFRSIIKNNSKAGTVTKLQQIIATGDNDDVNKLLKGLATGQIEALNPIDVKIKGTGEETASLYLSRITGKYGGFDGIIVHLIDTTELKNLEMRFVHSQKMQAVGQLAGGIAHDFNNLLTAMMGFCDLLLIKHPAGDPSFADIMQIKQNANRAANLVRQLLAFSRKQTLQPKIISITDVLADLSNLIGRLIGENIELKMEYGNDIGCVRVDKGQLEQVIINLAVNARDAMPDGGSLTIKTSNIKINSKKDLNRKLIPASVDDVIEKGDYVLVEVIDTGCGMDKEQISKIFEPFYSTKEVGAGTGLGLSTVYGIIKQTDGYVYVSSMPGKGTNFSIFLTRHNQKEESADVKAIADKGNAGDLVGTGTILLVEDETPVRIFSKSALNSKGYDVLEADCGEAALEIVKKQGKDIDLIVSDVVMPGMSGPDMIKKVSQDHPEIKVIFISGYGEDAFIETYGVERKFNFLSKPYTLKQLATKVKEVLEEKS, encoded by the coding sequence GTGGTAGGTCGTTTTATTGATGACTTGGAGTTTTTAAAGGATTCTAAAGATTTTGCCTTAAGGGACGAAACGGAATCTCACTGGTATATCGGACTGGCATTTGCCGTTTCATTTATGCTGATTATATCGTCGTTCGTTTTTGCGGGTTTCAATAATATTTACGTAATAATAGCCTTTGTGCTGGTTGCTATGTCGGGTCTTATGTATTTAGTTCTGGTATATATACGAGATAAGCAACGTATAGTGTCTGTTTCCGAATTACAGAATGCTATCTTCTCCGGTGCCGCACAGATGGTTACCGAATTATGTATAATATTGCGTCAGGACGGTAAGGTAGTGTACATCAGTCCCGAATACAGAAAGAAAATAGTGAAAGATAATAATCTGAAAAACGTTAATATAGATACGTTCTTCAAGCAAGGGGCTATAACTAAATCCGACAAAGAAAAATTGGAGAAAAGTTTAAGTGAAGGGAAGTCTACTCGGATAACTTTCTATATCTCAACCGTTGAAAATGAGCGAAATGAAGTAGCGTTTTCCCTGCACCCTATCGGAATCCATAAAAAGAACGATGATATTAAAGGCTTGCGTCTTGCATCACAGCCTATTGCCAGACCTTCGGGCTATTTTCTCCTTGAAGCCCCCAAAGAAGATAAAGAACTGATAGAGGAAAACAGAAAATATTCATTATTGAAGAATTTTGCTATCGGCTATTACTCGTTAAAAAAGAACAACGAATTTAAAGAAATCGGCGGCTCGCTTGAGCGTGATTTGGGCTATCAGGAAGGGGAAATGAAAGGTCTGGGACTGCATTTTAAGGAAATATTTTACGATTATGAAGTGCTTTCCGACCTACTGAAAACAAAAGAGGATTGGCAGGTAATTATTATGCTCCGTAATAAGGAGAATATGGTAATACCCTCACTGGTCAGTCATCGTATCATCAAAAATAAAAATAACACGGTGCTTCGGAGCTATGGGCTTGTAGTGCCGTTTGAAGAAACTATAATAGATAATTCATCTTCCGATAGCTCGTGGGAATCATTTGATATAATCAATAATTCCCCTATCGCAACTGCCGTATTAGACGGCGTGGGTAAAATCCAGACATCTAATAAATCATTCAGGAGTATTATTAAAAATAACAGTAAAGCAGGGACGGTTACTAAGTTGCAGCAGATAATAGCAACCGGTGATAATGATGATGTCAATAAACTGCTAAAAGGACTGGCTACAGGGCAGATAGAGGCTTTAAACCCTATAGATGTAAAGATAAAGGGTACGGGAGAAGAGACCGCTTCTTTGTACCTTTCGCGTATTACGGGTAAATATGGCGGTTTTGACGGAATAATAGTACATTTGATAGATACTACCGAGCTGAAAAACCTTGAGATGCGTTTTGTGCATTCACAAAAAATGCAGGCAGTAGGACAGCTTGCAGGCGGTATAGCACACGACTTTAACAACTTGCTTACGGCGATGATGGGGTTTTGTGACTTGTTACTTATAAAACATCCTGCGGGAGACCCGTCATTTGCCGATATAATGCAGATAAAGCAAAATGCCAACCGTGCGGCTAATCTTGTAAGGCAACTACTGGCATTTTCAAGGAAGCAGACATTGCAGCCTAAAATAATCAGCATTACCGATGTGCTTGCCGACCTTTCCAACCTTATAGGACGGCTGATAGGTGAGAATATCGAACTGAAAATGGAATACGGTAATGATATCGGGTGCGTCAGGGTGGATAAAGGACAGCTTGAACAGGTGATAATCAATCTTGCGGTAAATGCACGTGATGCTATGCCCGACGGCGGAAGTCTTACCATAAAAACAAGCAACATCAAGATAAACTCCAAAAAAGACTTGAACAGGAAACTGATACCTGCATCGGTAGATGATGTTATAGAAAAAGGCGATTATGTTTTGGTGGAAGTTATAGATACCGGCTGTGGTATGGATAAAGAGCAGATATCAAAGATATTCGAACCTTTCTACTCTACAAAAGAAGTGGGGGCGGGAACAGGTCTGGGGCTTTCAACGGTATATGGTATTATAAAACAAACCGACGGCTATGTTTATGTTTCAAGTATGCCGGGTAAAGGAACCAACTTCAGTATATTCCTGACCCGTCATAATCAAAAAGAAGAAAGTGCCGATGTAAAGGCAATTGCGGATAAAGGCAATGCCGGTGATCTTGTGGGAACGGGGACGATATTGTTGGTTGAAGATGAAACGCCTGTCAGGATATTTAGTAAAAGCGCACTAAATAGCAAAGGATATGATGTTTTGGAAGCGGACTGCGGAGAGGCGGCGCTGGAGATAGTTAAAAAACAGGGTAAGGACATAGACCTTATAGTTTCAGATGTTGTTATGCCGGGTATGAGCGGCCCTGATATGATAAAAAAAGTATCGCAAGACCACCCTGAAATAAAGGTTATCTTCATTTCAGGTTATGGGGAAGATGCTTTTATCGAAACATACGGAGTAGAACGTAAATTCAATTTCCTTTCCAAGCCATATACATTGAAACAACTGGCGACAAAAGTTAAAGAAGTTTTAGAAGAAAAATCATGA
- a CDS encoding ComF family protein gives MIYTSNRKIKALINRTTDILFPPQCFSCRRNIESQGSLCSTCWEAIEFITTPQCNICGTPFELAAQNGSICGSCIASPPLFTNARSVFCYNDKSSRIITDFKYYDKTHNCKYFAAWLLRTGNELIEKSDIITSVPLHKIRLLGRRYNQSALLCNSLGKLAEKQVNNELIIRHKHTRPQAGLTFKTRIKNVKHAFKVNKKFVSEIDGKNILLIDDVITTGSTIDACTKTLLRAGASNVFVLTLAMTVKN, from the coding sequence ATGATATACACTTCTAACAGAAAAATAAAAGCATTAATAAACCGCACTACTGATATACTGTTCCCGCCGCAATGTTTTTCATGCCGCCGGAATATTGAATCACAGGGAAGTTTATGCTCAACATGCTGGGAAGCAATTGAGTTTATAACCACGCCGCAATGCAATATTTGCGGCACTCCGTTTGAACTGGCGGCACAAAACGGCTCTATATGCGGTAGCTGCATAGCTTCGCCGCCTTTATTTACAAATGCAAGGTCGGTATTTTGCTATAATGATAAAAGCTCAAGGATAATTACCGATTTCAAATATTATGATAAAACACATAACTGCAAGTATTTTGCCGCATGGCTACTTAGAACGGGTAATGAACTGATTGAAAAATCCGATATAATAACGTCCGTTCCCCTGCATAAGATAAGGCTGCTCGGCAGGCGTTATAACCAGTCGGCACTTTTATGCAACAGCTTGGGTAAGCTAGCTGAAAAACAGGTGAATAACGAACTTATAATCCGCCATAAACATACCCGACCGCAGGCAGGCTTAACATTCAAGACCCGTATAAAAAACGTAAAACACGCTTTTAAGGTAAATAAAAAATTCGTAAGCGAAATTGACGGCAAAAACATTTTACTTATTGATGACGTTATAACCACAGGCTCGACAATAGATGCCTGCACAAAAACCCTACTGCGCGCAGGTGCGTCAAATGTATTTGTCCTGACTTTAGCTATGACGGTAAAGAACTGA